One window of the Salvia splendens isolate huo1 chromosome 1, SspV2, whole genome shotgun sequence genome contains the following:
- the LOC121811557 gene encoding F-box protein CPR1-like, with product MKHERGKKSRKQREASKTQKSGEGLLSFLPPEIIINILSSRLPIRTTVSCKSVCKPWLDLLETREFVKSHISKSVPGLAVFLEGEYPKPYKVFEYVDELSPKRVPRWNVVLNFNLPCTEPPYSSVDGLLFLCSRGIMSREIFKHGTLRREDIWWPRDLFICNPITRDYIKILCPPEFSSSKRRVHVDTFGFGVSRTTCQYKMVRVFHKLVLNRELGTAELVEPKCQVYTVGTGSWSGISSIGPFKYEGNAKGAFLNGNIHWMVRDMYGSSVWISCFDLETELFSTFCPPPCNDGREECLNVSTFKDCLCLCDNSSHSEIVIWLMKEYGDETSWTKEFVIRKRDGDYNEGLMCPIKAFPNGDILMALEYSKLLTLYYSSKTKTFRHVDLFGLQSRFCIRAVAYAPSFLPLKTLATENVISF from the exons ATGAAGCATGAG AGAGGTAAAAAATCCAGAAAACAGAGAGAAGCTTCCAAAACTCAAAAATCAGGCGAAGGTTTGCTGTCATTTCTACCACCTGAAATCATAATCAACATCCTCTCATCAAGACTCCCCATTCGAACCACTGTAAGTTGCAAGAGCGTTTGCAAGCCATGGCTTGATCTGCTCGAGACTCGTGAGTTTGTGAAGTCTCATATTTCTAAATCAGTCCCCGGCCTCGCGGTCTTTTTGGAGGGAGAATACCCGAAGCCATACAAAGTCTTCGAATATGTAGACGAGCTTAGTCCTAAGCGTGTGCCTCGTTGGAATGTGGTGTTGAACTTCAACCTCCCTTGTACTGAGCCACCTTATAGCTCAGTTGATGGTTTGCTCTTTCTGTGCAGTCGAGGCATAATGTCCCGTGAGATTTTCAAACATGGTACCCTTAGGAGGGAAGATATTTGGTGGCCCCGTGATCTCTTCATATGCAATCCAATTACTCGCGACTACATAAAGATCCTTTGCCCTCCGGAGTTCTCCTCCTCAAAACGTAGGGTTCATGTGGATACTTTTGGATTTGGAGTGAGTAGAACGACATGTCAGTATAAGATGGTCCGGGTTTTTCACAAGTTGGTACTGAATAGGGAACTGGGTACAGCAGAACTTGTTGAACCAAAATGCCAAGTATACACAGTTGGAACTGGATCATGGAGTGGGATTTCCTCTATTGGCCCATTCAAGTACGAAGGCAATGCGAAAGGGGCGTTTCTTAATGGAAACATTCACTGGATGGTAAGGGACATGTACGGCTCCTCTGTGTGGATCTCATGCTTTGATCTCGAAACAGAACTCTTTAGCACGTTCTGTCCCCCGCCTTGCAATGATGGTCGGGAAGAGTGTCTGAACGTGTCTACTTTTAAGGATTGTCTCTGTTTGTGCGACAACTCATCACACAGTGAGATTGTTATTTGGTTGATGAAGGAGTATGGCGATGAGACGTCTTGGACAAAGGAATTCGTGATCCGAAAAAGAGATGGCGATTATAATGAAGGGCTTATGTGCCCCATCAAAGCTTTCCCAAACGGTGACATCTTGATGGCTCTGGAATACAGCAAGCTGCTGACGTTATACTACTCCAGCAAGACTAAGACGTTTCGCCACGTTGATCTGTTCGGTCTGCAGAGCCGATTCTGCATTCGTGCAGTCGCTTATGCCCCGAGTTTTCTTCCTCTCAAAACTCTCGCAACAGAGAACGTGATTTCCTTCTGA